The Cloeon dipterum chromosome 3, ieCloDipt1.1, whole genome shotgun sequence genome includes a region encoding these proteins:
- the jar gene encoding myosin heavy chain 95F isoform X3: MFQRQKVWVPDPEHGFIMGCIVDLGLDECTVQAFDRSRKPFVCGLDRVYPAEEDENKEVDDNCGLMYLNEATLLHNIKLRYSKDKIYTYVANILIAVNPYTELKGLYSSETIKKYKGKSLGTMPPHVFAIADKAFRDMRVLKQSQSIIVSGESGAGKTESTKYLLRYMCDHWGSSAGPIEQKILDANPVLEAFGNAKTTRNNNSSRFGKFIEVHFDSKHQVVGGFISHYLLEKSRICMQGPEERNYHVFYQLCAGAPEKLRQQLQLTKPDDFHYLKNGCTQYFVSNNSKLNSSQLSKAHQAKGGLRDPMLDDCNDFVEMDKALTRLGLQEQERFSIYSTVAAVLHLGNISFEENPEDTKGGCRVCASSEKALNLAAGLIGADKEELRQALISKVMQTSRGGLKGTVIMVPLKVYEANNARDALAKALYSRLFDYIVGRINRSIPFKTSSHYIGVLDIAGFEYFTVNSFEQFCINYCNEKLQQFFNQRILKEEQTLYEKEGLNVKKIEFVDNQDCIDLIEARGNGIFSLLDEESKLPKSSGAHFTTEVHSRLGGHFRLALPRASKLRDHREVRDDEGFLVRHFAGAVCYHTSQFIEKNNDALHASLEGLVQESQNPFVQVLFSNASQQKGKLTFISVGSKFKTQLEELMEKLRSTGTNFIRCIKPNIRMVDHQFEGGSILSQLQCSGMTSVLELMQQGFPSRAPFSELYNMYKNYLPPKLARLDARMFCKALFQALGLNENDFRFGLTKVFFRPGKFAEFDEIMKSDPENLANLVAKVQKWLIMSRWKKAQYGALCVIKLKNKIVYRAKNLVVIQKTVRMHLCKKQHQPRYRGISKIKSLSSMLTRMEQCISQMKKDKDSSAAEVTKLKKDMDAAIQRIKSNPKIKPSEVSLLHTQLMNQANTCMASVQKRVEAQKIAEEQERIRKLQEEMERERKRKDEEERKKKEEEETRKKKSEMEARRKIEEEERKKLELADKILAEKLQAEMEKENSKYREQIEQERRDHELALRLAQETHSQVEDITPVRRSENVRAQQAASKGKYDLSKWKYSELRDTINTSCDIELLEACRIEFHRRLKVYHAWKAKNKRRSTMDENERAPRSIMEQASKPLVHVNNNSKVPIITEQHRYFRIPFIRPGTGGVNDQNNKRGWWYAHFDGQYVARQMELHPEKQAILLTAGVDDMQMCELSLDETGLTRKRGAEILEHEFNREWEKHGGPKYKPRAK, from the exons ATGTTCCAGCGGCAGAAGGTGTGGGTGCCTGACCCTGAGCATGGCTTCATCATGGGGTGCATCGTCGACTTGGGTCTCGACGAATGCACCGTGCAGGCATTTGATCGATCCCGGAAACCCTTTGTTTGCGGCCTAGACCGCGTCTACCCCGCTGAGGAGGATGAAAACAAAGAAGTGGATGACAACT GTGGTTTGATGTACTTAAACGAAGCGACACTACTGCATAACATTAAATTGCGCTACAGCAAAGATAAGATCTAT ACTTACGTCGCTAACATCCTGATCGCTGTAAATCCGTACACTGAGCTGAAGGGCCTCTACTCCAGTGAAACCATCAAAAAGTACAAGGGGAAATCTCTGGGCACCATGCCGCCCCACGTTTTTGCGATTG CTGACAAAGCTTTCCGCGATATGAGAGTGTTGAAGCAATCGCAGTCCATCATCGTTTCGGGCGAGTCTGGAGCTGGAAAGACTGAGTCAACAAAGTACCTCCTCAGATACATGTGCGACCACTGGGGCTCCTCAGCGGGGccaattgagcaaaaaattctggatg CCAATCCTGTGCTGGAGGCCTTTGGAAACGCCAAAACCACCAGGAACAACAACAGCAGTCGGTTTGGCAAGTTCATTGAAGTGCACTTTGATTCCAAACACCAAGTGGTCGGAGGTTTCATTTCCCACTACCTGCTTGAAAAGTCAAGAATCTGTATGCAAGGACCCGAGGAGCGGAACTACCATGTCTTCTATCAGCTGTGTGCTGGAGCACCTGAAAAACTGAGGCAGCAGCTCCAACTCACGAAACCAGATGACTTTCAC TATTTGAAGAATGGTTGCACTCAGTACTTTGTGAGCAACAATAGCAAGCTGAACAGCAGCCAGCTAAGTAAAGCACACCAGGCCAAAGGTGGCCTAAGAGATCCCATGTTGGATGACTGCAATGACTTTGTTGAGATGGACAAA GCATTGACCAGACTGGGACTTCAGGAGCAGGAAAGGTTTTCCATTTACTCCACAGTCGCTGCAGTTCTTCACTTGGGAAATATTTCCTTTGAAGAAAATCCCGAGGACACAAAGG GTGGTTGCAGAGTGTGTGCCTCATCAGAGAAAGCTCTTAATTTGGCTGCTGGCCTGATAGGCGCTGACAAAGAAGAGTTGCGTCAGGCCCTCATCTCCAAAGTCATGCAGACCAGCAGAGGCGGTCTCAAGGGCACCGTTATCAT GGTGCCTCTGAAGGTGTACGAGGCAAACAACGCTAGGGATGCCCTGGCGAAGGCGCTCTACAGCCGCCTCTTTGACTACATTGTTGGCAGGATCAACAGGAGCATTCCTTTCAAAACCTCCAGCCATTACATTGGAGTACTTGACATTGCTGGATTCG AGTATTTCACTGTCAATAGTTTTGAGCAGTTCTGCATCAACTACTGCAATGAAAAGCTCCAGCAGTTTTTCAATCAGAGGATTCTGAAGGAAGAACAGACCTTGTATGAAAAGGAGGGGCTCAACGTCAAGAAAATCGAGTTTGTTGACAACCAGGACTGCATTG atTTGATTGAGGCAAGGGGCAACGGCATCTTCAGTCTTTTGGACGAAGAGTCAAAGTTGCCAAAGTCCAGTGGAGCTCATTTCACCACTGAAGTTCACTCAAGACTTGGTGGACACTTCCGACTTGCTCTTCCTCGCGCATCAAAACTCAG AGACCACAGGGAAGTGCGTGATGATGAAGGTTTCCTTGTGCGCCACTTTGCCGGTGCTGTCTGCTACCACACAAGCCAATTCATTGAGAAGAATAACGATGCTCTGCACGCCTCTCTAGAAGGTTTGGTGCAAGAAAGCCAGAATCCTTTCGTACAAGTGCTCTTCTCAAACGCCTCACAGCAGAAGGGAAAACTCACCTTCATCAGTGTTGGCTCCAAATTCAAGACTCAGCTTGAGGAACTGATGGAAAAGCTCCGAAGCACT GGTACCAACTTCATCAGGTGCATCAAGCCTAATataagaatggttgaccatcAGTTTGAGGGCGGCTCAATTCTCTCTCAACTGCAGTGCTCCGGCATGACTTCAGTTCTGGAGCTGATGCAGCAAGGCTTCCCCTCAAGAGCGCCTTTCTCTGAGCTGTACAATATGTACAAGAACTATCTGCCACCCAAGCTGGCTAGACTAGATGCTAGGATGTTCTGCAAG gccCTGTTTCAAGCTCTGGGACTTAATGAGAATGACTTCCGATTTGGCTTGACCAAAGTGTTCTTCAGACCAGGAAAATTCGCCGAGTTTGACGAAATCATGAAGTCAGACCCTGAGAACCTGGCCAATTTGGTTGCCAAGGTGCAGAAGTGGCTGATCATGTCGCGCTGGAAGAAGGCCCAATATGGTGCTCTCTGCGTCATCAAAC TTAAGAACAAAATCGTCTACCGCGCCAAGAACCTGGTGGTGATCCAGAAGACCGTGCGGATGCACCTGTGCAAGAAGCAGCACCAGCCCAGGTACCGCGGCATCAGCAAGATCAAGAGCCTTAGCTCGATGCTGACTAGAATGGAGCAGTGCATCAGCCAGATGAAGAAGGACAAAGATTCCAGTGCGGCAGAAGTGACCAAGCTGAAGAAGGACATGGATGCTGCCATCCAAAGAATCAAG TCCAATCCAAAGATTAAGCCGTCAGAAGTGAGCCTGCTGCATACCCAGCTGATGAATCAGGCCAACACTTGCATGGCCTCTGTGCAAAAAAGAGTGGAAGCGCAGAAAATTGCTGAGGAGCAGGAACGTATCCGCAAGCTGCAGGAGGAAATGGAAAGGGAGAGAAAGCGAAAGGATGAGGAGGAGCgcaaaaagaaagaagaagaGGAGACAAGGAAAAA GAAATCAGAGATGGAAGCCAGAAGGAAAATTGAagaggaggaaagaaagaagcTTGAGTTGGCGGATAAGATACTGGCAGAGAAACTCCAG GCTGAGATGGAGAAAGAGAACTCCAAGTACAGGGAGCAAATAGAGCAAGAGAGAAGAGACCACGAGTTGGCTTTACGGCTGGCACAAGAAACGCACAGCCAGGTCGAGGACATAACACcagtgcggag GTCTGAGAATGTGCGAGCGCAGCAGGCAGCCAGCAAGGGCAAGTACGACCTTTCCAAGTGGAAGTATTCGGAGCTCAGGGACACGATCAACACTTCATGCGACATTGAGCTTCTGGAG gcTTGCAGAATTGAGTTCCACCGCCGCCTGAAGGTGTACCACGCCTGGAAGGCCAAGAACAAGAGGCGATCCACCATGGATGAAAACGAGAGAGCGCCACGATCAATCATGGAGCAAG CTAGCAAGCCTTTGGTACACGTCAACAACAATTCCAAAGTTCCAATCATCACAGAGCAACATCGTTATTTCCGCATTCCGTTCATTCGTCCTGGAACTGGTGGCGTCAACGACCAAAACAACAAGAGAGGCTGGTGGTATGCCCACTTTGATGGACAGTACGTTGCTAGGCAGATGGAGCTCCACCCTGAAAAGCAGGCCATCCTCCTCACTGCTG GAGTGGACGACATGCAGATGTGCGAGCTGAGCTTGGATGAAACTGGCTTGACTCGCAAGCGTGGCGCTGAAATTCTCGAGCACGAGTTTAACCGCGAATGGGAAAAGCACGGCGGCCCAAAGTACAAGCCGCGTGCAAAGTGA
- the jar gene encoding myosin heavy chain 95F isoform X2: MFQRQKVWVPDPEHGFIMGCIVDLGLDECTVQAFDRSRKPFVCGLDRVYPAEEDENKEVDDNCGLMYLNEATLLHNIKLRYSKDKIYTYVANILIAVNPYTELKGLYSSETIKKYKGKSLGTMPPHVFAIADKAFRDMRVLKQSQSIIVSGESGAGKTESTKYLLRYMCDHWGSSAGPIEQKILDANPVLEAFGNAKTTRNNNSSRFGKFIEVHFDSKHQVVGGFISHYLLEKSRICMQGPEERNYHVFYQLCAGAPEKLRQQLQLTKPDDFHYLKNGCTQYFVSNNSKLNSSQLSKAHQAKGGLRDPMLDDCNDFVEMDKALTRLGLQEQERFSIYSTVAAVLHLGNISFEENPEDTKGGCRVCASSEKALNLAAGLIGADKEELRQALISKVMQTSRGGLKGTVIMVPLKVYEANNARDALAKALYSRLFDYIVGRINRSIPFKTSSHYIGVLDIAGFEYFTVNSFEQFCINYCNEKLQQFFNQRILKEEQTLYEKEGLNVKKIEFVDNQDCIDLIEARGNGIFSLLDEESKLPKSSGAHFTTEVHSRLGGHFRLALPRASKLRDHREVRDDEGFLVRHFAGAVCYHTSQFIEKNNDALHASLEGLVQESQNPFVQVLFSNASQQKGKLTFISVGSKFKTQLEELMEKLRSTGTNFIRCIKPNIRMVDHQFEGGSILSQLQCSGMTSVLELMQQGFPSRAPFSELYNMYKNYLPPKLARLDARMFCKALFQALGLNENDFRFGLTKVFFRPGKFAEFDEIMKSDPENLANLVAKVQKWLIMSRWKKAQYGALCVIKLKNKIVYRAKNLVVIQKTVRMHLCKKQHQPRYRGISKIKSLSSMLTRMEQCISQMKKDKDSSAAEVTKLKKDMDAAIQRIKSNPKIKPSEVSLLHTQLMNQANTCMASVQKRVEAQKIAEEQERIRKLQEEMERERKRKDEEERKKKEEEETRKKKSEMEARRKIEEEERKKLELADKILAEKLQAEMEKENSKYREQIEQERRDHELALRLAQETHSQVEDITPVRSLSRVAESKSPNNYRLNRSENVRAQQAASKGKYDLSKWKYSELRDTINTSCDIELLEACRIEFHRRLKVYHAWKAKNKRRSTMDENERAPRSIMEQASKPLVHVNNNSKVPIITEQHRYFRIPFIRPGTGGVNDQNNKRGWWYAHFDGQYVARQMELHPEKQAILLTAGVDDMQMCELSLDETGLTRKRGAEILEHEFNREWEKHGGPKYKPRAK; encoded by the exons ATGTTCCAGCGGCAGAAGGTGTGGGTGCCTGACCCTGAGCATGGCTTCATCATGGGGTGCATCGTCGACTTGGGTCTCGACGAATGCACCGTGCAGGCATTTGATCGATCCCGGAAACCCTTTGTTTGCGGCCTAGACCGCGTCTACCCCGCTGAGGAGGATGAAAACAAAGAAGTGGATGACAACT GTGGTTTGATGTACTTAAACGAAGCGACACTACTGCATAACATTAAATTGCGCTACAGCAAAGATAAGATCTAT ACTTACGTCGCTAACATCCTGATCGCTGTAAATCCGTACACTGAGCTGAAGGGCCTCTACTCCAGTGAAACCATCAAAAAGTACAAGGGGAAATCTCTGGGCACCATGCCGCCCCACGTTTTTGCGATTG CTGACAAAGCTTTCCGCGATATGAGAGTGTTGAAGCAATCGCAGTCCATCATCGTTTCGGGCGAGTCTGGAGCTGGAAAGACTGAGTCAACAAAGTACCTCCTCAGATACATGTGCGACCACTGGGGCTCCTCAGCGGGGccaattgagcaaaaaattctggatg CCAATCCTGTGCTGGAGGCCTTTGGAAACGCCAAAACCACCAGGAACAACAACAGCAGTCGGTTTGGCAAGTTCATTGAAGTGCACTTTGATTCCAAACACCAAGTGGTCGGAGGTTTCATTTCCCACTACCTGCTTGAAAAGTCAAGAATCTGTATGCAAGGACCCGAGGAGCGGAACTACCATGTCTTCTATCAGCTGTGTGCTGGAGCACCTGAAAAACTGAGGCAGCAGCTCCAACTCACGAAACCAGATGACTTTCAC TATTTGAAGAATGGTTGCACTCAGTACTTTGTGAGCAACAATAGCAAGCTGAACAGCAGCCAGCTAAGTAAAGCACACCAGGCCAAAGGTGGCCTAAGAGATCCCATGTTGGATGACTGCAATGACTTTGTTGAGATGGACAAA GCATTGACCAGACTGGGACTTCAGGAGCAGGAAAGGTTTTCCATTTACTCCACAGTCGCTGCAGTTCTTCACTTGGGAAATATTTCCTTTGAAGAAAATCCCGAGGACACAAAGG GTGGTTGCAGAGTGTGTGCCTCATCAGAGAAAGCTCTTAATTTGGCTGCTGGCCTGATAGGCGCTGACAAAGAAGAGTTGCGTCAGGCCCTCATCTCCAAAGTCATGCAGACCAGCAGAGGCGGTCTCAAGGGCACCGTTATCAT GGTGCCTCTGAAGGTGTACGAGGCAAACAACGCTAGGGATGCCCTGGCGAAGGCGCTCTACAGCCGCCTCTTTGACTACATTGTTGGCAGGATCAACAGGAGCATTCCTTTCAAAACCTCCAGCCATTACATTGGAGTACTTGACATTGCTGGATTCG AGTATTTCACTGTCAATAGTTTTGAGCAGTTCTGCATCAACTACTGCAATGAAAAGCTCCAGCAGTTTTTCAATCAGAGGATTCTGAAGGAAGAACAGACCTTGTATGAAAAGGAGGGGCTCAACGTCAAGAAAATCGAGTTTGTTGACAACCAGGACTGCATTG atTTGATTGAGGCAAGGGGCAACGGCATCTTCAGTCTTTTGGACGAAGAGTCAAAGTTGCCAAAGTCCAGTGGAGCTCATTTCACCACTGAAGTTCACTCAAGACTTGGTGGACACTTCCGACTTGCTCTTCCTCGCGCATCAAAACTCAG AGACCACAGGGAAGTGCGTGATGATGAAGGTTTCCTTGTGCGCCACTTTGCCGGTGCTGTCTGCTACCACACAAGCCAATTCATTGAGAAGAATAACGATGCTCTGCACGCCTCTCTAGAAGGTTTGGTGCAAGAAAGCCAGAATCCTTTCGTACAAGTGCTCTTCTCAAACGCCTCACAGCAGAAGGGAAAACTCACCTTCATCAGTGTTGGCTCCAAATTCAAGACTCAGCTTGAGGAACTGATGGAAAAGCTCCGAAGCACT GGTACCAACTTCATCAGGTGCATCAAGCCTAATataagaatggttgaccatcAGTTTGAGGGCGGCTCAATTCTCTCTCAACTGCAGTGCTCCGGCATGACTTCAGTTCTGGAGCTGATGCAGCAAGGCTTCCCCTCAAGAGCGCCTTTCTCTGAGCTGTACAATATGTACAAGAACTATCTGCCACCCAAGCTGGCTAGACTAGATGCTAGGATGTTCTGCAAG gccCTGTTTCAAGCTCTGGGACTTAATGAGAATGACTTCCGATTTGGCTTGACCAAAGTGTTCTTCAGACCAGGAAAATTCGCCGAGTTTGACGAAATCATGAAGTCAGACCCTGAGAACCTGGCCAATTTGGTTGCCAAGGTGCAGAAGTGGCTGATCATGTCGCGCTGGAAGAAGGCCCAATATGGTGCTCTCTGCGTCATCAAAC TTAAGAACAAAATCGTCTACCGCGCCAAGAACCTGGTGGTGATCCAGAAGACCGTGCGGATGCACCTGTGCAAGAAGCAGCACCAGCCCAGGTACCGCGGCATCAGCAAGATCAAGAGCCTTAGCTCGATGCTGACTAGAATGGAGCAGTGCATCAGCCAGATGAAGAAGGACAAAGATTCCAGTGCGGCAGAAGTGACCAAGCTGAAGAAGGACATGGATGCTGCCATCCAAAGAATCAAG TCCAATCCAAAGATTAAGCCGTCAGAAGTGAGCCTGCTGCATACCCAGCTGATGAATCAGGCCAACACTTGCATGGCCTCTGTGCAAAAAAGAGTGGAAGCGCAGAAAATTGCTGAGGAGCAGGAACGTATCCGCAAGCTGCAGGAGGAAATGGAAAGGGAGAGAAAGCGAAAGGATGAGGAGGAGCgcaaaaagaaagaagaagaGGAGACAAGGAAAAA GAAATCAGAGATGGAAGCCAGAAGGAAAATTGAagaggaggaaagaaagaagcTTGAGTTGGCGGATAAGATACTGGCAGAGAAACTCCAG GCTGAGATGGAGAAAGAGAACTCCAAGTACAGGGAGCAAATAGAGCAAGAGAGAAGAGACCACGAGTTGGCTTTACGGCTGGCACAAGAAACGCACAGCCAGGTCGAGGACATAACACcagtgcggag CCTCAGCAGGGTGGCGGAATCCAAGAGTCCCAACAACTATCGGCTCAACAG GTCTGAGAATGTGCGAGCGCAGCAGGCAGCCAGCAAGGGCAAGTACGACCTTTCCAAGTGGAAGTATTCGGAGCTCAGGGACACGATCAACACTTCATGCGACATTGAGCTTCTGGAG gcTTGCAGAATTGAGTTCCACCGCCGCCTGAAGGTGTACCACGCCTGGAAGGCCAAGAACAAGAGGCGATCCACCATGGATGAAAACGAGAGAGCGCCACGATCAATCATGGAGCAAG CTAGCAAGCCTTTGGTACACGTCAACAACAATTCCAAAGTTCCAATCATCACAGAGCAACATCGTTATTTCCGCATTCCGTTCATTCGTCCTGGAACTGGTGGCGTCAACGACCAAAACAACAAGAGAGGCTGGTGGTATGCCCACTTTGATGGACAGTACGTTGCTAGGCAGATGGAGCTCCACCCTGAAAAGCAGGCCATCCTCCTCACTGCTG GAGTGGACGACATGCAGATGTGCGAGCTGAGCTTGGATGAAACTGGCTTGACTCGCAAGCGTGGCGCTGAAATTCTCGAGCACGAGTTTAACCGCGAATGGGAAAAGCACGGCGGCCCAAAGTACAAGCCGCGTGCAAAGTGA
- the jar gene encoding myosin heavy chain 95F isoform X1, whose protein sequence is MFQRQKVWVPDPEHGFIMGCIVDLGLDECTVQAFDRSRKPFVCGLDRVYPAEEDENKEVDDNCGLMYLNEATLLHNIKLRYSKDKIYTYVANILIAVNPYTELKGLYSSETIKKYKGKSLGTMPPHVFAIADKAFRDMRVLKQSQSIIVSGESGAGKTESTKYLLRYMCDHWGSSAGPIEQKILDANPVLEAFGNAKTTRNNNSSRFGKFIEVHFDSKHQVVGGFISHYLLEKSRICMQGPEERNYHVFYQLCAGAPEKLRQQLQLTKPDDFHYLKNGCTQYFVSNNSKLNSSQLSKAHQAKGGLRDPMLDDCNDFVEMDKALTRLGLQEQERFSIYSTVAAVLHLGNISFEENPEDTKGGCRVCASSEKALNLAAGLIGADKEELRQALISKVMQTSRGGLKGTVIMVPLKVYEANNARDALAKALYSRLFDYIVGRINRSIPFKTSSHYIGVLDIAGFEYFTVNSFEQFCINYCNEKLQQFFNQRILKEEQTLYEKEGLNVKKIEFVDNQDCIDLIEARGNGIFSLLDEESKLPKSSGAHFTTEVHSRLGGHFRLALPRASKLRDHREVRDDEGFLVRHFAGAVCYHTSQFIEKNNDALHASLEGLVQESQNPFVQVLFSNASQQKGKLTFISVGSKFKTQLEELMEKLRSTGTNFIRCIKPNIRMVDHQFEGGSILSQLQCSGMTSVLELMQQGFPSRAPFSELYNMYKNYLPPKLARLDARMFCKALFQALGLNENDFRFGLTKVFFRPGKFAEFDEIMKSDPENLANLVAKVQKWLIMSRWKKAQYGALCVIKLKNKIVYRAKNLVVIQKTVRMHLCKKQHQPRYRGISKIKSLSSMLTRMEQCISQMKKDKDSSAAEVTKLKKDMDAAIQRIKSNPKIKPSEVSLLHTQLMNQANTCMASVQKRVEAQKIAEEQERIRKLQEEMERERKRKDEEERKKKEEEETRKKNSLFKLDQLHRKSEMEARRKIEEEERKKLELADKILAEKLQAEMEKENSKYREQIEQERRDHELALRLAQETHSQVEDITPVRSLSRVAESKSPNNYRLNRSENVRAQQAASKGKYDLSKWKYSELRDTINTSCDIELLEACRIEFHRRLKVYHAWKAKNKRRSTMDENERAPRSIMEQASKPLVHVNNNSKVPIITEQHRYFRIPFIRPGTGGVNDQNNKRGWWYAHFDGQYVARQMELHPEKQAILLTAGVDDMQMCELSLDETGLTRKRGAEILEHEFNREWEKHGGPKYKPRAK, encoded by the exons ATGTTCCAGCGGCAGAAGGTGTGGGTGCCTGACCCTGAGCATGGCTTCATCATGGGGTGCATCGTCGACTTGGGTCTCGACGAATGCACCGTGCAGGCATTTGATCGATCCCGGAAACCCTTTGTTTGCGGCCTAGACCGCGTCTACCCCGCTGAGGAGGATGAAAACAAAGAAGTGGATGACAACT GTGGTTTGATGTACTTAAACGAAGCGACACTACTGCATAACATTAAATTGCGCTACAGCAAAGATAAGATCTAT ACTTACGTCGCTAACATCCTGATCGCTGTAAATCCGTACACTGAGCTGAAGGGCCTCTACTCCAGTGAAACCATCAAAAAGTACAAGGGGAAATCTCTGGGCACCATGCCGCCCCACGTTTTTGCGATTG CTGACAAAGCTTTCCGCGATATGAGAGTGTTGAAGCAATCGCAGTCCATCATCGTTTCGGGCGAGTCTGGAGCTGGAAAGACTGAGTCAACAAAGTACCTCCTCAGATACATGTGCGACCACTGGGGCTCCTCAGCGGGGccaattgagcaaaaaattctggatg CCAATCCTGTGCTGGAGGCCTTTGGAAACGCCAAAACCACCAGGAACAACAACAGCAGTCGGTTTGGCAAGTTCATTGAAGTGCACTTTGATTCCAAACACCAAGTGGTCGGAGGTTTCATTTCCCACTACCTGCTTGAAAAGTCAAGAATCTGTATGCAAGGACCCGAGGAGCGGAACTACCATGTCTTCTATCAGCTGTGTGCTGGAGCACCTGAAAAACTGAGGCAGCAGCTCCAACTCACGAAACCAGATGACTTTCAC TATTTGAAGAATGGTTGCACTCAGTACTTTGTGAGCAACAATAGCAAGCTGAACAGCAGCCAGCTAAGTAAAGCACACCAGGCCAAAGGTGGCCTAAGAGATCCCATGTTGGATGACTGCAATGACTTTGTTGAGATGGACAAA GCATTGACCAGACTGGGACTTCAGGAGCAGGAAAGGTTTTCCATTTACTCCACAGTCGCTGCAGTTCTTCACTTGGGAAATATTTCCTTTGAAGAAAATCCCGAGGACACAAAGG GTGGTTGCAGAGTGTGTGCCTCATCAGAGAAAGCTCTTAATTTGGCTGCTGGCCTGATAGGCGCTGACAAAGAAGAGTTGCGTCAGGCCCTCATCTCCAAAGTCATGCAGACCAGCAGAGGCGGTCTCAAGGGCACCGTTATCAT GGTGCCTCTGAAGGTGTACGAGGCAAACAACGCTAGGGATGCCCTGGCGAAGGCGCTCTACAGCCGCCTCTTTGACTACATTGTTGGCAGGATCAACAGGAGCATTCCTTTCAAAACCTCCAGCCATTACATTGGAGTACTTGACATTGCTGGATTCG AGTATTTCACTGTCAATAGTTTTGAGCAGTTCTGCATCAACTACTGCAATGAAAAGCTCCAGCAGTTTTTCAATCAGAGGATTCTGAAGGAAGAACAGACCTTGTATGAAAAGGAGGGGCTCAACGTCAAGAAAATCGAGTTTGTTGACAACCAGGACTGCATTG atTTGATTGAGGCAAGGGGCAACGGCATCTTCAGTCTTTTGGACGAAGAGTCAAAGTTGCCAAAGTCCAGTGGAGCTCATTTCACCACTGAAGTTCACTCAAGACTTGGTGGACACTTCCGACTTGCTCTTCCTCGCGCATCAAAACTCAG AGACCACAGGGAAGTGCGTGATGATGAAGGTTTCCTTGTGCGCCACTTTGCCGGTGCTGTCTGCTACCACACAAGCCAATTCATTGAGAAGAATAACGATGCTCTGCACGCCTCTCTAGAAGGTTTGGTGCAAGAAAGCCAGAATCCTTTCGTACAAGTGCTCTTCTCAAACGCCTCACAGCAGAAGGGAAAACTCACCTTCATCAGTGTTGGCTCCAAATTCAAGACTCAGCTTGAGGAACTGATGGAAAAGCTCCGAAGCACT GGTACCAACTTCATCAGGTGCATCAAGCCTAATataagaatggttgaccatcAGTTTGAGGGCGGCTCAATTCTCTCTCAACTGCAGTGCTCCGGCATGACTTCAGTTCTGGAGCTGATGCAGCAAGGCTTCCCCTCAAGAGCGCCTTTCTCTGAGCTGTACAATATGTACAAGAACTATCTGCCACCCAAGCTGGCTAGACTAGATGCTAGGATGTTCTGCAAG gccCTGTTTCAAGCTCTGGGACTTAATGAGAATGACTTCCGATTTGGCTTGACCAAAGTGTTCTTCAGACCAGGAAAATTCGCCGAGTTTGACGAAATCATGAAGTCAGACCCTGAGAACCTGGCCAATTTGGTTGCCAAGGTGCAGAAGTGGCTGATCATGTCGCGCTGGAAGAAGGCCCAATATGGTGCTCTCTGCGTCATCAAAC TTAAGAACAAAATCGTCTACCGCGCCAAGAACCTGGTGGTGATCCAGAAGACCGTGCGGATGCACCTGTGCAAGAAGCAGCACCAGCCCAGGTACCGCGGCATCAGCAAGATCAAGAGCCTTAGCTCGATGCTGACTAGAATGGAGCAGTGCATCAGCCAGATGAAGAAGGACAAAGATTCCAGTGCGGCAGAAGTGACCAAGCTGAAGAAGGACATGGATGCTGCCATCCAAAGAATCAAG TCCAATCCAAAGATTAAGCCGTCAGAAGTGAGCCTGCTGCATACCCAGCTGATGAATCAGGCCAACACTTGCATGGCCTCTGTGCAAAAAAGAGTGGAAGCGCAGAAAATTGCTGAGGAGCAGGAACGTATCCGCAAGCTGCAGGAGGAAATGGAAAGGGAGAGAAAGCGAAAGGATGAGGAGGAGCgcaaaaagaaagaagaagaGGAGACAAGGAAAAA AAACTCCTTATTTAAACTTGACCAATTGCACAGGAAATCAGAGATGGAAGCCAGAAGGAAAATTGAagaggaggaaagaaagaagcTTGAGTTGGCGGATAAGATACTGGCAGAGAAACTCCAG GCTGAGATGGAGAAAGAGAACTCCAAGTACAGGGAGCAAATAGAGCAAGAGAGAAGAGACCACGAGTTGGCTTTACGGCTGGCACAAGAAACGCACAGCCAGGTCGAGGACATAACACcagtgcggag CCTCAGCAGGGTGGCGGAATCCAAGAGTCCCAACAACTATCGGCTCAACAG GTCTGAGAATGTGCGAGCGCAGCAGGCAGCCAGCAAGGGCAAGTACGACCTTTCCAAGTGGAAGTATTCGGAGCTCAGGGACACGATCAACACTTCATGCGACATTGAGCTTCTGGAG gcTTGCAGAATTGAGTTCCACCGCCGCCTGAAGGTGTACCACGCCTGGAAGGCCAAGAACAAGAGGCGATCCACCATGGATGAAAACGAGAGAGCGCCACGATCAATCATGGAGCAAG CTAGCAAGCCTTTGGTACACGTCAACAACAATTCCAAAGTTCCAATCATCACAGAGCAACATCGTTATTTCCGCATTCCGTTCATTCGTCCTGGAACTGGTGGCGTCAACGACCAAAACAACAAGAGAGGCTGGTGGTATGCCCACTTTGATGGACAGTACGTTGCTAGGCAGATGGAGCTCCACCCTGAAAAGCAGGCCATCCTCCTCACTGCTG GAGTGGACGACATGCAGATGTGCGAGCTGAGCTTGGATGAAACTGGCTTGACTCGCAAGCGTGGCGCTGAAATTCTCGAGCACGAGTTTAACCGCGAATGGGAAAAGCACGGCGGCCCAAAGTACAAGCCGCGTGCAAAGTGA